In one window of Primulina tabacum isolate GXHZ01 chromosome 8, ASM2559414v2, whole genome shotgun sequence DNA:
- the LOC142553259 gene encoding uncharacterized protein LOC142553259 translates to MGKDSKSKDSSGKNKGKQAAGGSDDVASKGKGKAGKSDGLGTCTYVKARHILCEKQGKINEAYKKLQDGWLSNGDKVPPTEFAKIAAEYSECPSGKKGGDLGWFPRGKMAGPFQEVAFNTPVGVTSAPFKSTHGYHIILSEGRKN, encoded by the exons ATGGGGAAAGACTCCAAATCTAAGGATTCATCAGGAAAGAATAAGGGAAAGCAAGCAGCAGGGGGTAGTGATGATGTAGCATCAAAAGGCAAAGGGAAAGCTGGAAAATCAGATGGCTTAGGAACTTGTACTTACGTCAAGG CCAGGCATATCTTGTGTGAGAAGCAAGGAAAGATTAATGAAGCCTATAAGAAGCTGCAAGATGGCTGGCTTAGCAATGGAGACAAAGTCCCACCTACCGAGTTTGCTAAG ATCGCAGCTGAGTATTCTGAGTGTCCATCGGGTAAGAAAGGTGGGGATCTCGGATGGTTTCCTCGTGGCAAAATGGCTGGCCCATTTCAGGAGGTTGCTTTTAACACGCCTGTTGGAGTGACCAGCGCACCGTTTAAATCAAC ACATGGATACCACATTATCTTGAGTGAAGGACGGAAGAATTGA
- the LOC142553258 gene encoding uncharacterized protein LOC142553258 isoform X2: protein METPSRPIPRNQQISSSSLKSTLRAYSVPIILFILSLFYQLFILPRSFPPSHYDVLGIPKYSSIEEVTQAYERITSKWNSGVEVPQTIENIKVQYAFELLTNQLLKRDYDVYNIDDNINVLEKLITLHKGKNSSNIELPIIKTSSFDHDFGVVTSEKFLSIFEDDKALLLQITSFGSDRCAQFSPDWKRIVSLLDGVANTGVVELGDVQLAVYLAEKKSSGQPFFRRGLPAILAFPPGCKSSSCLHRYEDFDFSVDAITDWFATSVLSAPRILYYNMDAMVNNFLAKSKPHKVKVIFFSKTGERATPFIRQASKRYWPYASFAFTLWKEEESSFWWNTFGVESAPAIVFLKDPGVEPVVYHGFINSSFFIDIMEKNKLHVLPQLRNITAMELGCDSRGYSRAGNDAKIWYCAIVAGRLSQELNKMRKTMRRVQETLSNDGEMDVVDQDSMSAPAAIALKQKRLAFAWLDGETQQKYCFFHIHSESSYDTCGTRRDITDVAQLFLVRYERDDSEEKIETNKQEMNMFQAWHQTEVDPVSTLVAKYNGSTEISEIIKWISETIKDGDTRKIPPFKSRTPELSAEEVDNAWSKGSQKFVSSGKGMKQRANSFISLIYDYLGDPRIGPSLLLGALMSFGLIWLKRSQPAQPSHPHESNQMKDEDRSIRRNRAKNSSNQLVPPSITDEEPSDAQQMKFSDSDSE from the exons CAAGCCTATGAAAGAATAACCTCCAAATG GAATTCAGGTGTTGAGGTTCCTCAAACAATCGAAAACATCAAG GTTCAATATGCTTTTGAACTGCTGACAAATCAGTTACTGAAGAGAGATTATGACGTATACAATATAGATGACAATATT AACGTGCTTGAAAAACTGATTACGCTGCATAAGGGGAAAAATAGTTCAAACATTGAGCTTCCGATAATAAAGACTTCTTCTTTTG ATCATGATTTTGGTGTTGTCACATCTGAGAAATTTCTGTCCATATTTGAAGATGACAAGGCATTGTTGCTGCAG ATAACTTCCTTTGGAAGCGACCGTTGTGCACAGTTTTCTCCTGATTGGAAGAGAATTG TTAGTTTACTGGATGGGGTGGCAAATACTGGCGTCGTTGAACTTGGTGATGTCCAACTTGCTGTATATCTCGCTGAAAAGAAATCTAGTGGGCAACCATTCTTTCGTCGGG GGCTTCCAGCAATCTTGGCTTTTCCTCCCGGATGTAAAAGTTCAAGTTGTCTTCATAG GTATGAGGATTTTGACTTTTCTGTTGATGCAATCACAGATTGGTTTGCAACAAGTGTCCTAAGCGCACCTCGAATTCTTTATTACAACATGGACGCAATG GTGAACAACTTTCTGGCAAAAAGTAAACCTCATAAG GTTAAAGTCATCTTCTTCTCAAAAACCGGAGAACGCGCCACTCCATTCATTCGTCAAGCTTCTAAACGCTATTGGCCATATGCCAGTTTTGCATTTACCCTATGGAAAGAAGAGGAGTCTTCATTTTGGTGGAATAC GTTCGGTGTGGAATCTGCTCCTGCTATTGTGTTTCTCAAAGACCCGGGTGTTGAACCAGTTGTATACCAT GGATTCATCAACAGTTCATTTTTTATAGATATCATGGAGAAAAACAAGCTTCATG TGCTTCCCCAGTTAAGAAATATTACTGCCATGGAGTTGGGTTGTGATTCTCGTGGCTATTCACGTGCTGGAAACGATGCCAAGATTTGGTATTGTGCAATTGTTGCTGGAAGGCTGAGTCAAGAACTCAATAAAATGCGCAAA ACCATGCGCAGAGTCCAGGAAACACTCTCAAATGATGGAGAGATGGATGTAGTTGATCAAGATTCAATGTCAGCTCCAGCGGCAATAGCGCTGAAACAAAAGCGACTGGCATTTGCGTGGCTAGACGGGGAGACTCAGCAA AAGTACTGTTTCTTCCACATCCACTCGGAAAGTAGCTATGATACGTGCGGAACAAGGAGGGATATAACAGATGTGGCACAGTTATTCCTTGTTCGGTACGAGAGGGATGACAGTGAAGAAAAAATAGAAACAAATAAACAGGAGATGAACATGTTTCAAGCTTGGCATCAGACAGAAGTCGATCCTGTATCTACACTTGTTGCGAAGTACAATGGCTCGACTGAAATTTCTGAG ATCATAAAATGGATTTCTGAAACTATAAAAGACGGTGACACCAGGAAGATCCCTCCTTTT AAAAGTAGAACTCCCGAGCTGTCTGCAGAGGAAGTTGATAATGCCTGGTCAAAGGGTTCCCAAAAATTTGTTTCTTCTGGAAAAGGCATGAAACAACGGGCCAATTCGTTCATATCTCTAATATATGATTACCTTGGCGATCCGAGAATAGGGCCATCTTTGCTATTGGGTGCGTTGATGTCATTTGGTTTGATCTGGCTCAAAAGAAGCCAACCAGCTCAACCCAGCCACCCACATGAATCTAATCAGATGAAG GATGAGGATAGATCAATACGAAGGAATCGTGCAAAAAACAGCTCAAACCAGCTTGTTCCGCCATCCATCACCGATGAAGAGCCAAGTGATGCCCAGCAAATGAAATTCTCGGACTCGGACTCAGAATAG
- the LOC142553258 gene encoding uncharacterized protein LOC142553258 isoform X1: protein METPSRPIPRNQQISSSSLKSTLRAYSVPIILFILSLFYQLFILPRSFPPSHYDVLGIPKYSSIEEVTQAYERITSKWNSGVEVPQTIENIKVQYAFELLTNQLLKRDYDVYNIDDNINVLEKLITLHKGKNSSNIELPIIKTSSFESADHDFGVVTSEKFLSIFEDDKALLLQITSFGSDRCAQFSPDWKRIVSLLDGVANTGVVELGDVQLAVYLAEKKSSGQPFFRRGLPAILAFPPGCKSSSCLHRYEDFDFSVDAITDWFATSVLSAPRILYYNMDAMVNNFLAKSKPHKVKVIFFSKTGERATPFIRQASKRYWPYASFAFTLWKEEESSFWWNTFGVESAPAIVFLKDPGVEPVVYHGFINSSFFIDIMEKNKLHVLPQLRNITAMELGCDSRGYSRAGNDAKIWYCAIVAGRLSQELNKMRKTMRRVQETLSNDGEMDVVDQDSMSAPAAIALKQKRLAFAWLDGETQQKYCFFHIHSESSYDTCGTRRDITDVAQLFLVRYERDDSEEKIETNKQEMNMFQAWHQTEVDPVSTLVAKYNGSTEISEIIKWISETIKDGDTRKIPPFKSRTPELSAEEVDNAWSKGSQKFVSSGKGMKQRANSFISLIYDYLGDPRIGPSLLLGALMSFGLIWLKRSQPAQPSHPHESNQMKDEDRSIRRNRAKNSSNQLVPPSITDEEPSDAQQMKFSDSDSE from the exons CAAGCCTATGAAAGAATAACCTCCAAATG GAATTCAGGTGTTGAGGTTCCTCAAACAATCGAAAACATCAAG GTTCAATATGCTTTTGAACTGCTGACAAATCAGTTACTGAAGAGAGATTATGACGTATACAATATAGATGACAATATT AACGTGCTTGAAAAACTGATTACGCTGCATAAGGGGAAAAATAGTTCAAACATTGAGCTTCCGATAATAAAGACTTCTTCTTTTG AATCAGCAGATCATGATTTTGGTGTTGTCACATCTGAGAAATTTCTGTCCATATTTGAAGATGACAAGGCATTGTTGCTGCAG ATAACTTCCTTTGGAAGCGACCGTTGTGCACAGTTTTCTCCTGATTGGAAGAGAATTG TTAGTTTACTGGATGGGGTGGCAAATACTGGCGTCGTTGAACTTGGTGATGTCCAACTTGCTGTATATCTCGCTGAAAAGAAATCTAGTGGGCAACCATTCTTTCGTCGGG GGCTTCCAGCAATCTTGGCTTTTCCTCCCGGATGTAAAAGTTCAAGTTGTCTTCATAG GTATGAGGATTTTGACTTTTCTGTTGATGCAATCACAGATTGGTTTGCAACAAGTGTCCTAAGCGCACCTCGAATTCTTTATTACAACATGGACGCAATG GTGAACAACTTTCTGGCAAAAAGTAAACCTCATAAG GTTAAAGTCATCTTCTTCTCAAAAACCGGAGAACGCGCCACTCCATTCATTCGTCAAGCTTCTAAACGCTATTGGCCATATGCCAGTTTTGCATTTACCCTATGGAAAGAAGAGGAGTCTTCATTTTGGTGGAATAC GTTCGGTGTGGAATCTGCTCCTGCTATTGTGTTTCTCAAAGACCCGGGTGTTGAACCAGTTGTATACCAT GGATTCATCAACAGTTCATTTTTTATAGATATCATGGAGAAAAACAAGCTTCATG TGCTTCCCCAGTTAAGAAATATTACTGCCATGGAGTTGGGTTGTGATTCTCGTGGCTATTCACGTGCTGGAAACGATGCCAAGATTTGGTATTGTGCAATTGTTGCTGGAAGGCTGAGTCAAGAACTCAATAAAATGCGCAAA ACCATGCGCAGAGTCCAGGAAACACTCTCAAATGATGGAGAGATGGATGTAGTTGATCAAGATTCAATGTCAGCTCCAGCGGCAATAGCGCTGAAACAAAAGCGACTGGCATTTGCGTGGCTAGACGGGGAGACTCAGCAA AAGTACTGTTTCTTCCACATCCACTCGGAAAGTAGCTATGATACGTGCGGAACAAGGAGGGATATAACAGATGTGGCACAGTTATTCCTTGTTCGGTACGAGAGGGATGACAGTGAAGAAAAAATAGAAACAAATAAACAGGAGATGAACATGTTTCAAGCTTGGCATCAGACAGAAGTCGATCCTGTATCTACACTTGTTGCGAAGTACAATGGCTCGACTGAAATTTCTGAG ATCATAAAATGGATTTCTGAAACTATAAAAGACGGTGACACCAGGAAGATCCCTCCTTTT AAAAGTAGAACTCCCGAGCTGTCTGCAGAGGAAGTTGATAATGCCTGGTCAAAGGGTTCCCAAAAATTTGTTTCTTCTGGAAAAGGCATGAAACAACGGGCCAATTCGTTCATATCTCTAATATATGATTACCTTGGCGATCCGAGAATAGGGCCATCTTTGCTATTGGGTGCGTTGATGTCATTTGGTTTGATCTGGCTCAAAAGAAGCCAACCAGCTCAACCCAGCCACCCACATGAATCTAATCAGATGAAG GATGAGGATAGATCAATACGAAGGAATCGTGCAAAAAACAGCTCAAACCAGCTTGTTCCGCCATCCATCACCGATGAAGAGCCAAGTGATGCCCAGCAAATGAAATTCTCGGACTCGGACTCAGAATAG